From the Maioricimonas rarisocia genome, one window contains:
- a CDS encoding YeiH family protein, whose protein sequence is MAAGETRETTERPGLLAEMRTSEDWWAIWCAALLLAIAFLAVWASRPADLAARISAGEDVTVTSPLKPWLAKPGSWTDNPLHAFYKPATGDDKAVNTLQGTLGVFVIVGLLFAVAMQLRAGAGVAFLKAFPVVFLLATLAYAMAGQSVVKAYNLEYALWALLVGLIISNTVGTPAFLRPAVLTEFYIKTGLVLLGAEVLMTRLLALGVPGIFVAWVVTPIVLVSTYIFGQKVLRIESRSLNMVISADMSVCGVSAAIATAAACKAKKEELSLSIGLSLTFTVIMMVVLPAIIKAAGMDEILGGAWLGGTIDSTGAVAAAGAVLGDRALEVAATVKMIQNILIGITAFCVAIYWVTSVERDPNGARPSAMEIWYRFPKFVLGFVAASILFSVLYASLAAGPELVDAMIKGSTKKLRGWFFCLAFVSIGLETNFRQLMPYLRGGKPLVLYICGQTLNLCLTLLMAWLMFRVVFRDMIDQMLP, encoded by the coding sequence ATGGCAGCGGGAGAAACACGGGAGACCACGGAACGGCCCGGCTTACTCGCGGAAATGCGAACCTCCGAAGACTGGTGGGCAATCTGGTGTGCCGCGCTACTGCTCGCGATCGCCTTCCTTGCCGTCTGGGCCAGCCGGCCGGCTGATCTGGCCGCCCGCATTTCCGCCGGCGAGGATGTGACCGTCACCAGCCCCCTCAAACCCTGGCTGGCCAAGCCGGGGAGCTGGACCGACAACCCGCTGCACGCCTTCTACAAACCGGCTACGGGGGACGACAAAGCCGTCAACACCCTGCAGGGGACGCTGGGCGTGTTTGTCATCGTCGGCCTGCTGTTCGCCGTCGCGATGCAGCTGCGGGCCGGTGCGGGAGTCGCTTTTCTGAAGGCGTTCCCCGTCGTCTTTCTGCTGGCGACGCTGGCGTATGCGATGGCCGGGCAGAGCGTCGTGAAGGCGTACAACCTCGAATACGCTCTGTGGGCTCTGCTGGTCGGGCTGATCATCAGCAACACCGTCGGTACGCCTGCATTTCTGCGGCCCGCCGTCCTGACGGAGTTCTACATCAAGACCGGTCTCGTTCTGCTGGGAGCCGAGGTCCTGATGACCCGGCTGCTGGCCCTCGGCGTGCCGGGCATCTTCGTCGCCTGGGTTGTCACGCCGATCGTTCTGGTCAGCACGTACATCTTCGGGCAAAAGGTGCTCAGGATCGAGTCCCGTTCGCTGAACATGGTGATCTCGGCCGATATGTCGGTCTGCGGCGTCTCGGCGGCGATCGCAACGGCGGCGGCGTGCAAGGCGAAGAAGGAAGAACTCTCCCTCTCGATCGGCCTGTCGCTGACCTTCACGGTCATCATGATGGTGGTGCTGCCGGCCATCATCAAAGCGGCCGGCATGGACGAGATCCTCGGCGGCGCCTGGCTGGGAGGGACGATCGACTCCACCGGGGCCGTTGCTGCCGCGGGAGCTGTCCTGGGCGACCGGGCGCTCGAAGTGGCCGCAACGGTCAAGATGATCCAGAACATCCTCATCGGCATCACCGCATTCTGCGTGGCCATCTACTGGGTGACCAGCGTCGAGCGCGATCCCAACGGCGCTCGCCCGAGTGCGATGGAGATCTGGTACCGGTTCCCGAAGTTCGTGCTCGGTTTCGTGGCCGCCTCGATTCTGTTCTCGGTCCTGTACGCCTCGCTGGCGGCGGGGCCGGAACTGGTTGACGCAATGATCAAAGGCTCGACCAAGAAACTGCGGGGCTGGTTCTTCTGCCTGGCGTTCGTGAGCATCGGGCTGGAAACGAACTTCCGGCAGCTGATGCCGTACCTCCGCGGCGGCAAACCGCTCGTCCTTTATATCTGCGGACAGACGCTCAACCTCTGCCTGACGCTGCTGATGGCCTGGCTGATGTTCCGCGTTGTCTTCCGTGACATGATCGACCAGATGCTGCCGTGA
- a CDS encoding serine/threonine-protein kinase, whose product MQFRADRFSAQLESTGLLSNDEVAELTHALSSSPKSAVPIAKRLVAKKKLTSFQAQQICQGNAQSLLLGKYLLVRKIGQGGMGEVYLAIHRRMERRVALKVLPQALVTNAEMVDRFHREVKTAARLSHPNIVTAFDADEEDSVHFYVMEFVKGIDLAKLLSRDGALPVERGVDYVRQTAEGLAYAHREGIIHRDIKPSNLLLTPKGTVKILDMGLARFQFSQDQDDGLTQSGVAMGTVDYMSPEQGRNAKDADPRSDLYSLGCTLYSLLSGRKLFEAGSTIDKIIAHQQLPAPLLREACPQASSQLETIFQKLVAKKPEDRFQSADELLEHLDTLPPAEVALPAAPRRRDAQAASTADVHAAYSPTVIAPAPPPPRTRAGTSARHPRARWTGSKGPVLGAGVIGIAAVAAMAVFGGGESDSRQDPPTEPPPIAAGDSEVAVASVSPIARGEMTVPEAETLPADPDDAPLRDERDIAEWLISIGGSGVWKTPESGGGGPFSANQPLPSEPLLVIEAKFPPDADFGIEDLDRLASCQALEAITPAVAQVNSEWLRAMQRLPHLRTLRLIGCVNSDDQIRELAILQQLTSLSVAFNQQVTDEVLIPVGQLSNLEFLEINVAPFTDACIPYLRDLHKVNEINVAVTQITNAGLEQLLRDHPRLENVTIGHGGRVETVPHSIEGLVAGAEQLRVVRIPGDAMNEEAVAILQSFPNLEELALYHDVSEEALVLASRVYHIRKLRLNINRAHSRGPGDAGYRLLGQHRQLRELMIDGLGETPSDEALEMLAGIPTLQSLTLRSRRNPDQLNYTAAGIRRFQQLRPDVELAGQLRGVPKRPVERPEP is encoded by the coding sequence ATGCAGTTTCGTGCAGACCGTTTCTCGGCTCAGCTCGAGAGCACTGGACTTCTATCGAATGATGAAGTCGCAGAACTCACCCATGCACTTTCGAGCAGCCCGAAGTCTGCAGTCCCGATTGCGAAGCGGCTGGTCGCGAAAAAGAAGCTGACGTCGTTTCAGGCGCAGCAGATCTGCCAGGGCAACGCCCAGAGCCTCCTCCTCGGAAAGTACCTGCTGGTGCGGAAGATCGGGCAGGGAGGCATGGGTGAGGTGTACCTCGCCATTCACCGCCGAATGGAGAGGCGCGTCGCACTCAAGGTCCTGCCGCAGGCGCTGGTAACCAACGCGGAGATGGTCGACCGATTTCATCGTGAAGTCAAAACGGCTGCTCGGCTCTCACACCCCAATATCGTCACCGCCTTCGACGCCGACGAGGAAGATTCCGTTCACTTCTACGTAATGGAGTTCGTCAAAGGCATCGACCTGGCCAAGCTGCTCTCCCGCGACGGAGCCCTGCCGGTCGAACGCGGCGTCGACTATGTCCGCCAGACCGCCGAGGGGCTCGCATACGCTCATCGCGAGGGAATCATTCACCGCGACATCAAGCCGAGCAACCTGCTGCTGACCCCCAAAGGGACTGTCAAGATCCTCGACATGGGGCTGGCACGCTTTCAGTTTTCTCAGGACCAGGATGACGGACTGACGCAAAGTGGCGTGGCAATGGGAACGGTGGACTACATGTCGCCGGAACAGGGGCGTAACGCGAAAGATGCAGATCCTCGATCGGATCTCTATTCGCTGGGGTGCACGCTGTATTCGTTGTTGAGCGGGCGCAAGCTGTTCGAAGCCGGCAGCACCATCGACAAGATCATCGCCCACCAGCAACTGCCGGCCCCGCTGCTGAGAGAGGCGTGCCCACAGGCTTCATCCCAACTGGAAACGATCTTCCAGAAGCTGGTCGCGAAGAAACCGGAAGACCGGTTTCAGTCAGCAGACGAACTGCTCGAGCATCTCGATACGTTACCGCCCGCCGAGGTCGCCCTTCCGGCGGCCCCCCGTCGTCGCGACGCTCAGGCCGCCTCCACAGCAGACGTCCATGCGGCTTACTCGCCGACCGTCATCGCACCGGCACCACCGCCCCCCCGAACGCGAGCCGGTACTTCAGCCCGACATCCGCGTGCGCGGTGGACCGGAAGCAAGGGGCCTGTGCTTGGCGCAGGGGTGATCGGCATCGCGGCTGTTGCAGCCATGGCCGTCTTTGGCGGAGGAGAAAGCGACTCCCGTCAGGATCCTCCGACAGAGCCGCCGCCGATCGCCGCAGGCGATTCTGAGGTCGCAGTCGCGAGTGTCTCCCCCATCGCCAGAGGCGAGATGACAGTTCCCGAAGCGGAGACACTGCCGGCTGATCCTGACGATGCGCCGCTCCGCGATGAACGCGATATTGCCGAGTGGCTGATCTCGATTGGGGGCAGCGGCGTCTGGAAAACTCCCGAGAGTGGTGGCGGCGGCCCGTTTTCGGCCAATCAGCCTCTGCCCTCTGAGCCCTTGCTCGTCATCGAAGCAAAGTTCCCGCCCGACGCTGATTTCGGGATTGAGGATCTGGACCGGCTGGCTTCGTGCCAGGCATTAGAAGCCATTACTCCCGCCGTGGCCCAGGTGAACAGTGAATGGCTCCGCGCGATGCAGCGTCTGCCTCACCTCCGCACGCTTCGATTGATCGGGTGCGTCAACAGCGATGATCAGATCCGCGAGCTGGCGATCCTGCAGCAGCTCACGTCACTGAGTGTCGCGTTCAATCAGCAAGTCACGGACGAGGTACTGATCCCGGTGGGGCAACTCAGCAACCTCGAATTCCTCGAGATCAACGTCGCTCCGTTCACCGACGCATGCATCCCCTACCTGCGGGACCTGCACAAGGTGAACGAAATCAACGTTGCCGTCACCCAGATCACGAACGCCGGGCTTGAGCAACTGCTGCGGGATCATCCGCGACTCGAGAACGTGACGATTGGACATGGAGGTCGGGTGGAGACGGTCCCGCACAGCATCGAAGGGTTAGTGGCAGGAGCTGAGCAACTGCGTGTCGTCCGGATCCCCGGGGATGCGATGAACGAAGAAGCCGTCGCGATTCTGCAGTCGTTTCCCAACCTCGAAGAACTTGCTCTCTACCATGACGTCTCCGAAGAGGCCTTGGTCCTGGCGAGCCGCGTTTATCATATCCGGAAGTTGCGTCTGAACATCAACCGTGCTCATTCGCGAGGTCCGGGAGACGCGGGATACAGACTGCTCGGCCAACATCGTCAGCTCCGCGAACTGATGATCGACGGATTGGGAGAGACACCAAGCGACGAAGCGCTCGAGATGCTGGCCGGAATCCCGACGCTGCAGTCCCTGACTCTCCGATCCAGACGAAACCCGGATCAGCTCAACTATACTGCGGCAGGCATCCGACGATTCCAGCAGCTGCGCCCCGACGTTGAACTTGCTGGCCAGTTACGCGGAGTCCCGAAACGACCGGTTGAGCGCCCCGAGCCGTAA
- a CDS encoding DUF1428 domain-containing protein yields the protein MSRYVDGFVLPVPKDRLPEYQAMAEAASRIWKEHGALEYWECVGDDLNAEGTRSFAEMAQAGDGETVIFAWVVFESREARDAANEKIAADPRMAELMDTEMPILDFARLAHGGFRELIRA from the coding sequence ATGTCACGCTACGTAGACGGGTTCGTCCTTCCCGTGCCGAAAGACCGCCTGCCGGAATACCAGGCGATGGCCGAAGCCGCCTCCCGCATCTGGAAGGAACACGGGGCACTCGAGTACTGGGAGTGCGTCGGCGATGACCTGAATGCCGAGGGAACGCGATCCTTTGCCGAGATGGCTCAGGCCGGAGACGGCGAAACGGTCATCTTCGCGTGGGTCGTCTTCGAATCGCGCGAGGCCCGGGACGCCGCCAACGAGAAGATCGCCGCCGATCCCCGCATGGCCGAACTCATGGATACGGAGATGCCGATCCTGGACTTTGCGCGGCTGGCCCACGGCGGATTCCGGGAGCTGATCCGTGCGTGA
- a CDS encoding right-handed parallel beta-helix repeat-containing protein → MLRIPAERRGRFIASRAVALALLIALYGAWHGSPRFASSLKAQGEARVITTAHLAAVADGKADATATLQQLIDSGKGEIELPKGVYRLTAPIVVDLDRVGFTSISGNGVARLVMEAAGPALRIVGTHDGTAAPHTVKQNVWDRQRTPLVDALEIVGAHPEANGVELYKTMQPTLTRLTIRHCLHAVHIVTRNRNVQISDCHLYENRGVGVYMDGVNLHQINVVGCHISYNDGGGIVCRDSEIRNLQIAGCDIEGNMSPETEPTANVLLDCRNGSVREGAVVGCTIQHNHDSPDSANIRFLGESAEQPQKVGNFCISDNALSDVRVNIHLQHARGVTITGNTIWKGFDYNVLAEDCSHLVIGPNLFDRNPDYRPPNSTNCLVFRDCSDSTLTGLHVFHTLGTEAAVLLENCRWMNISGCTILDSDGAGLLLRGSDRCSVTNCVIRDEREDADDAPSIRIEGGRHQLSGNMVTGGIVD, encoded by the coding sequence GTGTTGCGGATTCCTGCCGAACGTCGGGGACGATTCATTGCCAGCCGGGCCGTGGCGCTGGCGCTTCTGATAGCCCTCTACGGAGCCTGGCACGGCTCGCCCCGGTTTGCCTCCTCGCTGAAGGCTCAGGGGGAAGCACGTGTCATTACAACCGCCCATCTGGCGGCCGTAGCCGACGGCAAGGCGGACGCCACCGCCACGCTGCAGCAGTTGATCGACTCCGGCAAGGGGGAAATCGAGCTTCCCAAAGGCGTTTACCGGCTGACCGCTCCGATCGTTGTCGATCTGGACCGGGTCGGCTTCACATCGATCTCGGGCAACGGCGTCGCGCGACTGGTGATGGAAGCGGCCGGGCCGGCTCTTCGGATCGTCGGCACGCATGACGGGACCGCCGCTCCGCACACAGTGAAGCAGAATGTCTGGGACCGCCAGCGCACGCCGCTGGTCGACGCTCTCGAGATCGTCGGAGCTCATCCCGAAGCCAACGGCGTCGAGCTGTACAAAACGATGCAGCCGACGCTCACCCGGCTGACGATCCGACACTGCCTGCATGCCGTCCACATCGTCACCCGCAACCGGAACGTACAGATCTCCGACTGCCACCTGTACGAGAACCGGGGCGTCGGCGTGTACATGGATGGCGTCAACCTGCACCAGATCAACGTCGTCGGCTGTCACATCAGCTACAACGACGGCGGCGGGATCGTCTGCCGCGACAGCGAGATCCGCAATCTGCAGATCGCCGGCTGCGACATCGAGGGCAACATGAGCCCCGAAACCGAGCCGACCGCCAACGTACTGCTCGACTGCCGCAACGGATCGGTCCGCGAAGGGGCGGTCGTCGGCTGCACGATCCAGCACAATCACGACTCTCCCGACTCGGCCAACATCCGCTTTCTGGGCGAGAGTGCCGAGCAGCCTCAGAAGGTGGGCAACTTCTGTATCTCCGACAACGCTCTCAGCGATGTGCGGGTGAACATCCATCTCCAGCATGCCCGCGGCGTGACGATCACCGGCAACACGATCTGGAAGGGCTTCGATTACAACGTTCTCGCGGAAGACTGCTCGCATCTGGTCATCGGCCCGAACCTGTTCGACCGCAACCCCGACTACCGTCCGCCGAACAGCACCAACTGCCTGGTCTTTCGTGACTGCAGCGACTCGACGCTGACCGGCCTGCACGTGTTCCACACGCTGGGGACGGAGGCGGCTGTCCTGCTGGAGAACTGCCGGTGGATGAACATCTCCGGCTGCACGATCCTGGACAGTGACGGTGCCGGGCTGCTGCTGCGTGGCAGCGACCGCTGCTCGGTGACGAACTGCGTCATCCGGGATGAGCGCGAAGACGCGGACGATGCCCCGTCGATCCGGATTGAGGGGGGCCGCCACCAACTGAGTGGCAACATGGTCACCGGCGGAATCGTGGACTGA
- a CDS encoding IS4 family transposase, which yields MLTDEPRYDVWEQIRQQDLKAFARLLPESLVVQAAERADVRIVRSALAIPNLVWLGVLSALHSTKSFARILTLTAQMLDLSANGLPEAVARSRRNAARRKPKASKHSPRGKDPATVTEEAFTQARRRMPVAVWFVLIELLTARFEEQHQDLIRWKRFRLLALDGTTIRLPQHNRLAEHFGTSSNGRYRVAQARMVMLQLPLVRLPWRYELGPVDEGERTVAARLLKQVRRNDLVLMDQGFWSYGLFHQIQAARGYFAIRQYPGVRMKTLRRLGPRDRIVRWKTPSGPRWRNANLPESITLRVINYQIKGFPPSAVVTNVLGPKRISREDWIRMATEAEPGHPLDPAVRKGIGLYHRRWEIETTFQELKVYQGLERTLRSHSPESVQYEVAGHVVLYLLVRWLMVEAAQRSTGDGDPLGVSFKHALEELVTAWPLLLTSTSTEVNRRVLPKLLAAIASHEVQWRPGRTFARKTSSASKKRRRKKSARQQT from the coding sequence ATGCTCACGGATGAGCCAAGGTATGATGTCTGGGAACAGATTCGTCAACAGGACCTCAAAGCGTTTGCCCGGCTACTGCCTGAGTCGCTCGTCGTTCAGGCCGCCGAGCGGGCGGATGTCAGGATCGTTCGCTCGGCATTGGCAATTCCCAACCTGGTCTGGCTGGGAGTGCTCTCGGCACTGCATTCGACAAAGAGCTTTGCCCGGATTCTCACGCTGACCGCCCAGATGTTGGACCTGTCGGCCAATGGCTTGCCCGAAGCGGTTGCACGATCCCGCCGCAACGCGGCACGACGCAAACCGAAGGCATCGAAACACAGTCCGCGGGGAAAAGATCCTGCGACGGTGACTGAAGAAGCCTTCACCCAGGCCCGCCGACGCATGCCGGTCGCTGTCTGGTTCGTCCTCATCGAACTGCTCACGGCCCGGTTCGAGGAACAGCACCAAGACCTGATCCGCTGGAAGCGGTTTCGTTTGCTGGCGCTGGACGGGACCACCATTCGGCTGCCGCAACACAATCGTCTGGCCGAGCACTTCGGCACCAGCAGCAACGGCCGGTATCGTGTCGCGCAGGCCCGTATGGTCATGTTGCAGTTGCCTCTGGTCCGTCTGCCCTGGCGGTACGAACTGGGACCGGTCGACGAAGGCGAACGCACCGTGGCCGCCCGATTGCTGAAGCAGGTACGGCGTAACGATCTGGTGCTGATGGATCAGGGGTTCTGGAGCTACGGGTTGTTCCATCAGATTCAGGCAGCGCGGGGCTACTTTGCGATTCGACAGTATCCGGGTGTTCGCATGAAGACGCTGCGGCGGCTGGGCCCCAGGGATCGCATTGTGCGCTGGAAAACTCCCTCCGGACCACGTTGGCGCAATGCAAATCTTCCCGAGTCGATCACGCTGCGCGTCATCAACTACCAGATCAAAGGCTTTCCCCCCAGTGCGGTGGTGACCAATGTGCTGGGACCGAAGCGCATCAGTCGCGAAGACTGGATCCGGATGGCGACAGAAGCCGAACCGGGACATCCACTGGATCCCGCGGTGCGCAAAGGCATCGGGTTGTATCATCGTCGCTGGGAGATCGAAACGACGTTTCAGGAACTGAAAGTCTACCAGGGGCTGGAACGGACCCTGCGGAGTCATTCGCCGGAATCAGTGCAGTACGAGGTGGCCGGCCACGTGGTGCTGTACCTGCTGGTTCGCTGGTTAATGGTCGAAGCCGCGCAGCGGTCCACCGGCGACGGAGACCCGTTGGGGGTGAGCTTCAAGCACGCCCTGGAAGAACTGGTGACGGCTTGGCCGCTGTTGCTGACATCCACCTCAACGGAGGTGAACCGTCGCGTGCTTCCCAAGCTGCTGGCAGCTATTGCATCTCACGAAGTCCAGTGGCGTCCCGGCCGAACATTCGCCAGAAAGACAAGCAGTGCAAGCAAGAAGCGCCGACGAAAGAAGAGCGCACGCCAACAAACTTAG
- a CDS encoding cell division protein ZipA C-terminal FtsZ-binding domain-containing protein, translating into MSSDQTAGPDGQEPGFEMDDFVLVPSSVSRERAAQLPTEPSEDARHILGRIDLPPIEDWDEERDYLPEPAVEWVVDVQLEGDPEFDPEVVGKRFDSNWRERFGSMTIYGRDVETGLWTFLISADGPQAVDRLKFAFDYVDVLDEDAPVSTADEYAARVQEIRKQLESFGKPTVAASMPPADAEERSRMLIDIRQRLDVSPVLFLNAPASGRFDGRQMWDTMLCLGLEWGDMDCFHWPNPSDVGDDYFFSVETTTPPGYFLPEEVMADRVHVDDLVFVYSVPRCARPVEVFDAMVRGVEYCRQRLGGTIADMDGEPADITVMREQIVEIVRELQAAGFEPGVDATLRLF; encoded by the coding sequence ATGTCCAGCGATCAGACGGCCGGGCCGGACGGGCAGGAGCCGGGTTTTGAAATGGACGACTTCGTTCTCGTCCCTTCCTCCGTCAGCCGCGAACGGGCGGCCCAGTTGCCGACCGAACCGAGCGAAGATGCCCGGCACATTCTGGGCAGAATCGATCTGCCCCCGATCGAGGACTGGGATGAGGAACGGGATTATCTGCCGGAGCCGGCCGTCGAATGGGTGGTCGATGTTCAGCTGGAGGGGGATCCCGAATTCGATCCGGAGGTGGTGGGGAAGCGGTTCGATTCGAATTGGCGTGAACGTTTCGGCAGTATGACGATCTACGGTCGGGATGTGGAAACCGGCCTCTGGACCTTCCTGATCTCAGCCGATGGTCCGCAGGCGGTCGACCGGCTCAAATTTGCCTTCGACTATGTCGACGTCCTCGACGAGGATGCTCCGGTTTCCACTGCAGACGAGTACGCGGCACGTGTCCAGGAGATCAGGAAACAGCTTGAGTCGTTCGGCAAGCCGACCGTCGCTGCGAGCATGCCTCCCGCTGATGCAGAGGAACGCTCGCGCATGCTCATCGATATCCGGCAACGACTCGACGTCAGCCCGGTCCTGTTTCTGAATGCCCCGGCCAGCGGACGCTTCGACGGCAGGCAGATGTGGGACACGATGCTCTGCCTGGGGCTGGAGTGGGGAGACATGGACTGTTTCCACTGGCCCAACCCGTCGGATGTTGGCGATGATTACTTCTTCAGCGTCGAGACGACGACGCCCCCCGGCTACTTCCTGCCGGAAGAGGTGATGGCCGACCGCGTGCACGTCGACGACCTGGTCTTCGTCTACTCGGTGCCGCGCTGCGCCCGGCCGGTCGAGGTCTTTGACGCGATGGTCCGCGGAGTCGAGTACTGCCGACAGCGGCTGGGGGGCACGATCGCGGACATGGACGGCGAACCTGCCGACATTACTGTCATGCGGGAGCAGATCGTGGAGATCGTCCGGGAACTTCAGGCGGCCGGTTTCGAACCGGGAGTCGATGCGACGCTGCGGCTGTTCTGA
- a CDS encoding WGR domain-containing protein, which translates to MAARRFELNDGNSSKFWEISQRGSETKVCFGRIGTNGQTREKEYESAAEAHEAVDKLVAGKLKKGYAEVSKAKTAATIASTKRTAMKAVSDAKPTVIDSTAAIPKNETLQFIGLVDPASSGGGIGSGRASKWTFSAGLVAWKCEGGPLVRETLDVIASNVSERRLSELMKKFDRDRILKFTAKRARRQTRQYFTVELVRFGGAVRDKDLSKVREELNQPIEIRDRTFGTLQFDREMTNFTGSLSYRGEELYLWIEAGTVDEAKAILEAARPLWRNRVKWFKQFQETVCEDMFEQCQDWREQLDQKPLTRPQFLRLLGNPVGLIFRMEEGELHYEMTGYEEELFTDHGVTVLGTLEEGPTEAFLG; encoded by the coding sequence ATGGCCGCGCGACGCTTCGAACTCAACGACGGCAACTCTTCGAAGTTCTGGGAGATCAGTCAACGCGGCAGCGAGACGAAGGTCTGTTTCGGTCGCATCGGCACAAACGGGCAGACACGCGAGAAGGAGTACGAGTCAGCTGCCGAGGCCCACGAAGCCGTCGACAAGCTGGTCGCCGGCAAACTGAAGAAGGGCTACGCCGAGGTCTCCAAAGCGAAAACGGCAGCGACGATTGCCAGCACGAAGCGTACTGCAATGAAAGCGGTCTCTGATGCGAAACCGACGGTCATCGACTCGACAGCGGCGATCCCGAAGAACGAAACCCTGCAGTTTATCGGCCTGGTCGATCCGGCCTCGTCCGGCGGCGGCATCGGGAGCGGACGGGCTTCGAAGTGGACGTTCTCCGCAGGACTGGTTGCGTGGAAGTGCGAGGGAGGCCCCCTCGTCCGCGAGACGCTGGACGTCATCGCCAGCAACGTCAGCGAACGCAGGCTCTCGGAACTGATGAAGAAGTTCGATCGCGACCGCATCCTGAAGTTCACCGCAAAGCGGGCCCGACGCCAGACACGCCAGTATTTCACGGTCGAACTGGTCCGATTCGGCGGGGCTGTGCGTGACAAAGACCTTTCAAAGGTCCGGGAGGAACTCAACCAGCCGATCGAGATCAGAGACCGCACGTTCGGCACGCTGCAGTTCGACCGGGAGATGACCAACTTCACCGGCTCACTTTCTTATCGCGGCGAAGAGCTGTACCTGTGGATCGAAGCCGGGACGGTCGACGAAGCAAAGGCGATTCTCGAAGCGGCCCGGCCGTTGTGGCGGAACCGCGTGAAGTGGTTCAAACAGTTCCAGGAAACCGTCTGCGAGGACATGTTCGAGCAGTGCCAGGACTGGCGGGAACAGCTGGATCAGAAGCCGCTGACAAGGCCGCAGTTTCTACGTCTGCTCGGCAACCCCGTGGGGCTCATCTTTCGCATGGAGGAAGGCGAACTGCACTACGAGATGACCGGCTACGAGGAAGAACTGTTCACCGATCATGGAGTGACCGTGCTCGGCACGCTTGAAGAGGGCCCGACCGAGGCGTTTTTGGGATGA